Genomic segment of Chitinophaga varians:
GCGCAGATGCACCGGAGAGCACCTGGTTCAGCGATAAAGCCTACCGCTCCGGCCTTTCACCGACAGACGCCGGTCCCTACGAAGACCCGGAAAACTACCTCACCAAACAGGACGTCGGGCATCACTACTTTCACAATGCCATGTTCTTCGGCGAACGGCTGGACAACATCAAAATCATCGGCAACGGCCTTATCACGGGAAACGGCAACCTCGTCACCAGCGACAAAGTGATGAACAACCCGCCAGACAAACGCGCGGATAAAATGTTCTCGCTGAAACTATGTACCAATGTGGAGATAGGCGGCATCCACCGGGATAATGACCTGTGGTACGATTCTACCAAAGACATGCCTTATTATGAAGGTCTGGACACAGCTGATGACAGCAACATGCTACAGATAGACCGCGCCGGCCATTTCGTGCTGCTGGCCACCGGCACAGACACGCTCTTTGTACATGATACCTATTTCGGGAAAATGAACCAGACCAACGTACGGGACATCTACGATTTTATGGGCTGTAACCAGGTAACGGTCAGGAATATTTTTTCCCGCGTCAGTTCGGATGATATCGTCAAGCCAGGATCTGACTGCTCTCTCGGATTTACCCGTCCGGCGCGGCATTACAGGGTACGTAACGTGATCGGCGATACGAACTGCAATCTTTTCCAGATTGGCTCTGAAACAGCGGACGATATCATGGACATCTGCGTGGACAATATATACGTATTGGGCGCTAATAAAGCAGGGTTCTCCATCTCCACGAATGACGGAGGCCATGTGAAAGACATCCACCTCAACTGCGGGCATACCGGTCCGGTGAACCGGCGTTCCCGTATGCAGCGCACTACGGCGCCGTTTTTTATCTCCATCTCCAACCGCGGACGGGTCATCGGCGCTACCGTGGGTAAATACACCTTCCGGGAAGAAGACCGGAAACGTACGGAATTGCTGGTGCAGAACGTGAGCATCGGACAGGTGGAAAACATCCTTATCAACAGTATAGATATCTCGGAAGTGTACAGCGGCAGTTCTTTCGGCAATGGCATCCGCTGGAAGCCGTTCGATGGCTCACAAAGCCGGTCTACCTCCATCATAGCCGGTTATGGCCTGCCGGCATCCGGTGATGTGGAAGGCGGACTGGACTTCACCCTGCCGGATGGCCGTCATACCGGTTACATCCGGAATGTTGTTTTTAACGATGTACACATTACCGACAAAGGCGGACGTCCGCTGGCGGATACGGCCAACCGGCCACCGGAGTTGGGAGTGGGACAATACAATGTTTCAAACCTGAAAATCCAGCCTTCATACGGGCTGTGGGCGCGCCATGTGGAAGGATTGATGGTCAGGGAAAGCTCGTTCAGCTATGAGAAGCAGGACGGCCGGTATGCGCTCTTCCTCGATGACGTAAAAGGAGCGGAGATTTCCGGCGTTAAGGTCGTCAGGGCTGCTGATGCCACGGAGTGGCTCCGCAGTGTGCGGTCTTCCGGGATTCAATGGAAAAGCATCCTGGTTTATCGCGATGAATGGGGTAAAACGAGCAGCCGTTAATATGCCTATTGCGCCCTGGTGGCTTTGTCAATCCAGAACACCAGCTTTTGGGCATCGATCTCCTTCAAAGGAATTTCCTTATCATTATCCAGGCCACGGGTGAAATATACCGTGGTTTTCAGTGTTTGGCCCTTATCCAGCCCGTCTTCAAAGAGGGCTACGCCGTACAGTTCTTTGTCAGCCGTAGATTCTGCAGCGATACGCAGGATACCGATATTGTACCGGCCGTTATTCTTAACGGTGATAACGCCGTTCTGATAGGTGTAACTGATACCTTTAACGGTGCCCAGAAATGTTGCGTTGGTACTTGTCGGGGCCTTGTAAGTCTGGCATTTGGCAATCTGTGGCGCGAATGCTAAAAAGAGCAAAAAAATCAGTAATTTATTCATCGAAAGATAAAAATATATTGCAAAAATACATTTTATCTTTATACGGCGATTTGTGATTAATTTCGTAACAGAATAAATCAAGCATGTGATGTTCACCGTGGAGAATGTGCTCAGCAAACCGATATCCCAATGACCTATTTTAGATTGTTCCACCCCGTGCTGCTTGCACGGGAAATTATACATACCGGGACTGCCCAGCTGGAAGGAGAGGAGAAGAAACGAGTCAGTATCATCAACACCCTCAGTCTTGCATCAATTGCTCTTTGTCTGATCTTCGGCACTGTTATTTACTATCTTACCAGTAACCTGGAGATCCTGATACCCGCTTACGCAGAAGCCCTTTTGTTTGTGGTGGTGCTTATGCTCAACCATTTCCGGTGGCATAATACAGCAGCCATCCTGACGGCTTGTGTGCATAACCTTTCCATCGTTTATTTCAGCGCATTGCTGGGCATGGTAACAGAAGTGTACCTGCTGTTCTTTTTCCTGCTGGGCGCTGCATTGATGGTGTTTCACGGTAAACGGCTACTGATAAAATTCAGTATAGCCATCTCCGTGATATGCCTGGTATTGTGCGAACTGAATTACTACTACTATTTCATAGAACCGCTGCCGCTGACGGTGGAAGAGCAGTTCCTCATCCGTTGGGTGACCATCCCGGCCATTTTAGTGCTGGACGTGATCACTTTTGCCTTATATGTACGTACGTTGCGGCGTAAAAACGCACAGCTGGAGCGGAAAGCCACCGAGCTGGAAATGGCTGACAAGGCCACGAGGCGTCAGGCGATGGAAACTTCCCATGAAATGAGGAATCCTTTTAACGCCGTGTACGGCATATCGCAGGACCTGTTGATGCAGGTACAGAAAAGCGATCTGTATCCGGCTGAGCTGAAAGCCTCCATCGAGCATTTGTATTCGGCCTCGCATAATGTGTTGCAGATCCTCAACAACAACCTGGAGCACTTCCGGCAGCAGGAAGGCGTGGCGCCGCAGCTGGAAACAGGCGTGTTCAATGTGCGGGACTGGGCCGGCGAAGCAACAGCCATCTACCAGTACATCGCCAATGTGAGGGATGTCAGTATTGCGTTGGAGATAGACCCACAAATGCCTGCGCGGGTAGAAGGAGATAAAATCAAACTAACCCAGATACTCAACAACCTGTTGTTTAACGCCATCAAGTTCACCCATGCAAACAGTACGGTCACCGTACAGATCGGGCCAAACGGAACACAATGGCAGTTAATGGTGAAAGACAGCGGCGAAGGGATTCCGCCGGAACGCCTGTCGACTATTTTTTCACCGTATGTGTCTGAGCAGCATGCTTTCGGCGGTACGGGGCTGGGATTGCCGATTGTACAGCGTTTCGTGGAACTGATGGGCGGTACCATTACCGTGACCAGTAAAGCCGGTGAAGGGTCTGTATTTACCGTCAGCCTCCCGATGGTGGTGGTGGAAGAAACGCCGGCGCCGACTGTTCCGGTGAACAGGAACATCACGCTCCGTGCATTTCCCGGTGTAAAGGCATTGGTGGTGGATGATAACCAGATGAGCAATATGATCCTCAGCCGTTTTTTGGAACGGATGGAATGCCAGACCACAGCAGCTTATAGTGGTGAAGAAGGGCTGAAAATGGCTATCGGCACACATCCTGACATTATCTTTCTGGATTCCCATATGCCGGGAATGGACGGCAAAGCCACGCTGGCGGCGCTGCGGGAAAACCCCGCAACGCGTGATGCCATCGTGATCATCGTTTCCGGCGACGCGGCCGAAGCATCCATCGCAGAGATGCTCACAGCCGGCGCCGATGATTTTATGACCAAGCCTATCGATCTGAAAACCCTCAATGAGTTAATGGTCAAATTTGAGCCCCGTCTTACAAATTCACATAAGCAGTAGTTGGCATAGGACCACTAGTAGTTGGTAACCCGTAATTCGTAGTTGGTCCGGGCGATGCCATAACGGCTGGTATCGCGCGTGCTCCAGGAGATATTCCCTTCCATCATATGTTCCAGCATAAGGATATAGCGGTCCAGCAACGGATAATCATGCCCGGAGCTGAGCGACAGCACCACATCTGCGGTATGCAGGAATTGCCTGATTTCGTCATCATGGATAGCGGCCGCTTCGTGGACTGCCTGCTCCAGAGACACCTGCTTTTTGTTTTTGATCATCATCACCAGGTTCAGTTCATCTCCCTGTTCCAGTTCTTTGGTATAGGAAAACAGATCGTTGGCCCAGCAGATGGTCCGGCTGGTAAGCAGGCCCAGGTCCTTGATCAGGGAGTCAGCATACCAGGACGCTGGCAGGAACACGTCTTCCATGATTTCGGCGAGGTCGAGGAAGAAGTTGGCGCCGCCGATGCCCGGGCGATGCAGCATATAATCTTCTAATGTGATATCATCTGTGGAGGTCACATGTTGCATGCGCCAGCTGTTGGACATAAAGGCGGCGTGGAGACTGCTGGTGAACCGTTGTTGCCAGTCGGCCGGTCCTATCTGTACCATGCGCAGCCAGATGTCCTGCATGGCCACCAGCAGGGGCGGGTCTTGCTGGGGCACCGCCTGGTATTTGCCTTTCAGTACGCCGATCATTTTGCCGGCGAGGGCTTCAAAGCCGCCAGGGTTGTTGAGGGTGATACGGTCTATCTCGTCGTCCCAGAGGAACAGCAGGGTGTTGAAATCGGCCGCAACAGACAGCCTGAACAGGTCGGCATTGGGGAACATGCGGGCCACCATCCAGGAGAATTTCTGTTCCTGGTACAGCTGCCATTGGCCGTTGCCGCTGTCCAGCCCGAATTTCCTGACCCACGCCGCCGTATGACGGTCGGCTTTTTCAACCAAAGGATTGAGTTTTCCCGGGAAGGGGCAATACAGCCCCGGAAGTGTTGTCGTTTCCATAAAACTGAATATTTAAGTGTTTAAAAAGCGGAGGTGGACGCGTGTTTTGGGTGCTTTGATAACCTGTACCGGTGGTAAACAGTCTTCACGGATCAATCTGCTCGTTCGTTGGCTCGAATAAGGCCGGGATAGTTGGCAGGGCAAAACAGGACGCACCTAAAATTAAGACTGTGGCGTTAATTAGCCGCAGCAATTCCGCAGTTTAATGGAAGCGGGAGGATAATACGAGGTTGGGATCTGCCCGTCAGGGGGGTGAAAAGCCGGGGTTGAAGGAGGTCGTTCACCCCCGGCTGTATTTTTTTTGTTGGGTTGATAGTACTTATTGGGGTCTAAGGCAGTTAGTAGTTCAGAAAACTGATCGTATTGTTCGTGTTGTTGTTTGCTACAGTCATCATTTATTCATTTGTAAACATGCGTTTCCGAATTAAGCTAAAAGCCACTCAACCAGCAGCCGTCATTCCAATTAATTACCCTTACGCCTTATCGGCAGTGATTTTTAAGATATTACACCAGGCGGATGAAGCATATGCAGCTTTCCTCCATGACAGAGGATATTCCCGTCCCGGCTCCCTCAAAGTATTTAAACTGTTTTCTTTTTCAGAGATCCGTACTGCCTTTCGCATTGAAGGAGACCGTTTCCGTTTTCTCACTGATGAGGCGATGTTCATGATCTCTTTTCATCTGCCGCAGGCCGCCCAAAGTTTTATCCGGGGGCTGTTTCTCGAAGAAACCATTGAAATCGGCGACCGTCGCAGTCAGGCGGCGTTTGTCGTGACAGAAGTGCATCCCACGCCGACGCCGCTGGAAAACATTCCGGACAGGGAAGTCCGGGAAATCCTGCTGCAACCCTTCTCACCGCTGGTTTGCGGCACTAAAAACGACCGGGGATATTATGATTTCCTGTCGCCACAGCATCCTGATTTCGTGACACAGCTGGTGCATAACTGGCGTGAGAAATTTATCACTATGTACGGCGAAGACCAGGCAGACAAGCTGTTTGATCCGGTCAGCGTAGAAGTGGTGATGATGGAGAAACCACCCAAATCACGGTTGGTGACCATTAAGGCTGATACACCACAGGAAACGAAGATCCGCGGCTACACTAACTTCCGGCTTAAAGTCAAAGGCGCGGGACAGGCGCTGAAACTATTGGCAGATGCTGGCGCAGGCGTATATAACAGCTCAGGCATGGGAAGCCTGCATATCCTGTGAGATGTTTTTTAAGAAGCTTATTTTCCCTTTTTTATACATGTACACCGCCTGTTGCTTTTTTGAGTCGATCTAACAGGAAAATCTATTCACTTCAAATATGTTTCAATAGTTGCTGCAGTGAAATAGAATGTGGAAAGTCGTCAATCGTCAGCATAAATTTTATGTTTGGCGGTTGGCGATTTTTATTTGAAGACGATGATTGGATTTGAATTTCTACAATCCTTCATCCACCAGGTACAACACCGATTCATAATTCTTCTTCACCGCCGCAGACATCGCAATTTCACATGTCTTTGTAGACGAATAATACCCATCATGCTCGTTACATTTCACTTCCATTGACTCAGGACGTGTAGCCGACGCCGTTAGCTCGGGGAACAAGAACCCGCGATCTCCGGCCATGCCACAGCACCCTGCGTTTTTGGGCACAATCACTTCTTCTGCAAAAAACTGTGCTACACGGACAAACTTATGCCCGGTCTTCATTTTCTCCAGTGAGCACACCGGGTGCAGCGCGATGCTTTTTTTCTTGTTGACGGCCGTGACTTTCGGCAGTATGAAATCATGCAGGAAGTCTACGGCATCAAGGATCTGCAGCTGATCGAATTTCTTTTTGTTGGCATCAGTGAGTGTAGGGCGCACATGATGCAGCGTGTAAGCGCAGGAGCTGACATCGATGACTACCGGCAGCGTGCCCTGACGGGTATCGTTCCACAGCTTGTCGATGATATGATTGGCGGTATGCTGGTACGCATCTTTATATCCTTTGGAAGAAAAGATCTGGCTGCAACAGGTACCGCTAAGGTTATCGGGAACGACTACGGAGATACCGGCTTTGTCACATACGCTCAGGAAGGTCTCCATGAGGTTTTTGGATTTCCCTTCGTAGGTGCCGAGCATACGGGAGATACAGGCCGGGAAATATACGATGGAGGCATCGGCGGACTGCCGCGGCTGAAGGATGTTCAGCTTAGGCGCAGGTGACAGCTGCGTGGACCATAGCGGCACGGAAGGAATAATGCTCCGGATACCTTTGGTAAGGTTGGTCATCGCCTTGGCGCCAAATACCTGGTTGATGCCGGTGCCGACCTGAATAGCTGTTCTGGCGGCCCATTCCACAGTTTTGAAGTGTTTGGCCACCTGCAGCGCGAACTTGTTGGCCGTAGCCGAATGGTTTTCCCGGCGCAGACGTTTCACCAGGTCGCCGGTATTGATGTCTACCGGGCAGGCGGTGGCACAGAGGCCGTCCACCGCGCAGGTTTCCAGCACATCGTACTGGTACTGGTCCAGCAGGACTTTATAATTGGCCTTGTCGCCGTTTTTCTGCAATTGTTTGAGCGCCCTGCGGATAACGATCCTTCTGCGGGGCGTGGTGGTGATATCACGACTGGGACATTTATGTTCGCAGTAGCCGCATTCGATACAGCGGTCCACCTCTTCTTCTACGGTAGGCAGCTCCTTCAGGTGCTTGAGATG
This window contains:
- a CDS encoding hybrid sensor histidine kinase/response regulator — protein: MTYFRLFHPVLLAREIIHTGTAQLEGEEKKRVSIINTLSLASIALCLIFGTVIYYLTSNLEILIPAYAEALLFVVVLMLNHFRWHNTAAILTACVHNLSIVYFSALLGMVTEVYLLFFFLLGAALMVFHGKRLLIKFSIAISVICLVLCELNYYYYFIEPLPLTVEEQFLIRWVTIPAILVLDVITFALYVRTLRRKNAQLERKATELEMADKATRRQAMETSHEMRNPFNAVYGISQDLLMQVQKSDLYPAELKASIEHLYSASHNVLQILNNNLEHFRQQEGVAPQLETGVFNVRDWAGEATAIYQYIANVRDVSIALEIDPQMPARVEGDKIKLTQILNNLLFNAIKFTHANSTVTVQIGPNGTQWQLMVKDSGEGIPPERLSTIFSPYVSEQHAFGGTGLGLPIVQRFVELMGGTITVTSKAGEGSVFTVSLPMVVVEETPAPTVPVNRNITLRAFPGVKALVVDDNQMSNMILSRFLERMECQTTAAYSGEEGLKMAIGTHPDIIFLDSHMPGMDGKATLAALRENPATRDAIVIIVSGDAAEASIAEMLTAGADDFMTKPIDLKTLNELMVKFEPRLTNSHKQ
- a CDS encoding endopygalactorunase, encoding MKKLLFLIGVSILSITATMAANGPGKPNGNATIPLPLPRAIPRPISPHIAAISADTIKVVTGSTYAYTVDTKANEGLVSTATTAAHLLAELQTNVAVYSRQITGADGKPKDTGIITAGDRLTLTNARGSTIYYLLPQQQALTGRLELQRPTITAQVKNTITLHYTAGQRSPDATVVIKFPAGINITEENTTVNIIGRGAVLLKDLPHQSIGRTGTRYSYTRTGEAVISGNGNTLTLRHLDLRPANGPDIVLTIHDVTPANTGRYFISAACTTSQPAVLTSSGLAGETTSLWVTNNISDFKRVLIKDKPYHEHSNDYTQTQFRWTPHGAAKVSMELSTDTGRRWSAAKATIDAEHGTATVTGLRKDRLYHFRLVFKGGGSNIAGYYTGLLDIKHFGVQSSDTTDHTDRINEAINFVHNIGGGTLLFSEGTYNVRTVHLQSNVYLYIGRQATIRALKGADAPESTWFSDKAYRSGLSPTDAGPYEDPENYLTKQDVGHHYFHNAMFFGERLDNIKIIGNGLITGNGNLVTSDKVMNNPPDKRADKMFSLKLCTNVEIGGIHRDNDLWYDSTKDMPYYEGLDTADDSNMLQIDRAGHFVLLATGTDTLFVHDTYFGKMNQTNVRDIYDFMGCNQVTVRNIFSRVSSDDIVKPGSDCSLGFTRPARHYRVRNVIGDTNCNLFQIGSETADDIMDICVDNIYVLGANKAGFSISTNDGGHVKDIHLNCGHTGPVNRRSRMQRTTAPFFISISNRGRVIGATVGKYTFREEDRKRTELLVQNVSIGQVENILINSIDISEVYSGSSFGNGIRWKPFDGSQSRSTSIIAGYGLPASGDVEGGLDFTLPDGRHTGYIRNVVFNDVHITDKGGRPLADTANRPPELGVGQYNVSNLKIQPSYGLWARHVEGLMVRESSFSYEKQDGRYALFLDDVKGAEISGVKVVRAADATEWLRSVRSSGIQWKSILVYRDEWGKTSSR
- a CDS encoding terpene synthase family protein, coding for METTTLPGLYCPFPGKLNPLVEKADRHTAAWVRKFGLDSGNGQWQLYQEQKFSWMVARMFPNADLFRLSVAADFNTLLFLWDDEIDRITLNNPGGFEALAGKMIGVLKGKYQAVPQQDPPLLVAMQDIWLRMVQIGPADWQQRFTSSLHAAFMSNSWRMQHVTSTDDITLEDYMLHRPGIGGANFFLDLAEIMEDVFLPASWYADSLIKDLGLLTSRTICWANDLFSYTKELEQGDELNLVMMIKNKKQVSLEQAVHEAAAIHDDEIRQFLHTADVVLSLSSGHDYPLLDRYILMLEHMMEGNISWSTRDTSRYGIARTNYELRVTNY
- the cas6 gene encoding CRISPR-associated endoribonuclease Cas6, with amino-acid sequence MRFRIKLKATQPAAVIPINYPYALSAVIFKILHQADEAYAAFLHDRGYSRPGSLKVFKLFSFSEIRTAFRIEGDRFRFLTDEAMFMISFHLPQAAQSFIRGLFLEETIEIGDRRSQAAFVVTEVHPTPTPLENIPDREVREILLQPFSPLVCGTKNDRGYYDFLSPQHPDFVTQLVHNWREKFITMYGEDQADKLFDPVSVEVVMMEKPPKSRLVTIKADTPQETKIRGYTNFRLKVKGAGQALKLLADAGAGVYNSSGMGSLHIL